The Lepeophtheirus salmonis chromosome 1, UVic_Lsal_1.4, whole genome shotgun sequence genome has a segment encoding these proteins:
- the Mnat9 gene encoding N-acetyltransferase 9-like protein: MKLNARTKIIGEKVVLVPYDESHVPTYHEWMKDPEILDLTGSEPLTIEQEYEMVKTWRESEDKLTFIICEREPIKMIGDTNVYFGTDDDDLKFGEVEIMIAEKEARGKKYGWESMHLMILYVLKNFINLSYLVAKIKTHNHPSIKMFEKMGFQEISKSEIFKEMTLRVEVNSTFTTHVKDNIKVFEIFSQN, translated from the coding sequence ATGAAATTAAATGCAAGAACAAAGATAATTGGTGAAAAAGTGGTCTTAGTGCCCTATGATGAAAGCCATGTTCCTACATACCATGAATGGATGAAAGATCCCGAAATATTGGATCTGACAGGATCAGAACCTCTAACAATAGAACAGGAATATGAAATGGTCAAAACCTGGAGAGAGTCTGAAGACAAATTAACCTTTATCATTTGTGAGCGAGAACCAATCAAAATGATCGGAGATACGAATGTCTATTTTGGAACTGATGatgatgatttaaaatttgGCGAAGTGGAAATTATGATTGCTGAAAAAGAAGCCCGTGGAAAAAAGTATGGTTGGGAGTCTATGCATCTAATGATTTTGtatgtgttaaaaaattttattaacttgaGCTACTTAGTTGCCAAGATAAAGACTCATAATCATCCTAgtattaaaatgtttgaaaaaatggggTTTCAAGAAATCTCCAAAAGTGAGATCTTTAAAGAAATGACATTACGAGTGGAGGTTAACTCAACGTTTACAACCCATGTGAAAGATAACATTAAAGTGTTTGAGATATTTTCGCAGAATTAA
- the LOC121117291 gene encoding endoribonuclease ZC3H12A, whose translation MPKRQANKKQTSRKAKKSAECLDLTEEERVFLALEMSKTTESSDPVLDLALELSKSQVSSNDEKDGELEAILQLSLNPQEQINKEHRDFLSILTKVESTAQETKGAQKNHTQYQDLQLKELDEEEQMLIALRRSANENKFGELLKSEDSTNKGKENTPLSFQRITSKKKKQFNPLPVPALPPSPPKKNSIIPRIVVSQTGGYCPFRPIVIDGCNLAWAHGNNKNFSAQGLILAYKRFQSLGSREIIIFVRNSVPDLDEEGERIMEHLRNLKVLYVIPKNRTTAGFHVSHYDDLMIVDYASTMKGIVVSNDHFEDIIDHSKEFKQQIRYRLLPFTWVGNVLLFPQDPLGKGGPNLKNFLKY comes from the exons ATGCCTAAACGTCAAGCAAATAAGAAGCAAACCAGTAGAAAGGCCAAAAAATCGGCAGAATGTCTGGATTTAACGGAGGAAGAGAGAGTTTTTTTGGCTTTGGAAATGAGTAAAACAACAGAGTCATCGGATCCAGTCCTGGATTTAGCTTTAGAATTGTCTAAAAG tCAAGTATCATCCAATGATGAAAAGGATGGAGAATTGGAGGCTATTCTCCAACTCTCTCTTAATCCACAGGAACAGATTAACAAAGAGCATCGAGATTTCCTTTCCATTTTGACAAAGGTCGAGAGCACAGCTCAAGAGACAAAAGGAGCCCAAAAGAACCATACTCAATATCAAGATCTCCAGCTAAAAGAACTTGACGAAGAAGAGCAAATGCTAATTGCTCTTCGCCGATCCGCGAATGAAAACAAATTTGGC GAGTTACTCAAGTCAGAAGATAGTACAAATAAGGGCAAGGAAAATACTCCACTGTCTTTTCAACGTATAACatccaagaaaaaaaagcaattcAACCCTCTCCCTGTTCCTGCTTTACCTCCATCTCCTCCTAAAAAGAATTCCATCATTCCACGCATTGTTGTTTCTCAGACTGGCGGATATTGTCCGTTCCGTCCAATTGTTATAGATGGCTGTAATCTTGCATGGGCTCATGGAAATAACAAGAACTTTTCTGCTCAAGGTCTCATTTTAGCCTATAAGAGGTTTCAAAGCCTGGGATCtcgagaaattattattttcgttAGGAATAGTGTGCCTGATTTGGATGAAGAAGGTGAAAGAATCATGGAACATCTAAggaatttaaaagtattatatgtCATTCCAAAAAATAGAACGACGGCTGGATTCCATGTGAGCCATTACGATGATTT AATGATAGTCGACTATGCTTCAACAATGAAAGGGATTGTGGTTTCCAATGATCATTTTGAGGATATTATTGATCATAGCAAAGAGTTTAAACAACAAATCCGatacag actTTTACCTTTTACTTGGGTCGGAAACGTACTACTTTTCCCACAGGATCCGTTAGGAAAAGGGGGGCCGAATCTTaagaactttttgaaatattaa